In a single window of the Nicotiana tomentosiformis chromosome 10, ASM39032v3, whole genome shotgun sequence genome:
- the LOC104117335 gene encoding probable leucine-rich repeat receptor-like protein kinase At1g35710: MDEAHPLSTPMVVRSLEVNKDPFRPPEEEEELIGPETPYLSAIGALMYLSNATRPDIAFSGTLDMSLFYANKGSAYLIGYVDASYLSDPYKARSQTGYVFTCGEKLVHVKSKSLYGRDLHNNKLTGPLPPQIGRLKRLKILNIRWNKLQDVIPPDIGELKQLTHFYLSFNNIKGEIPKELANLPELRYLHLHENHFAGRIPPELGTLQYLRHLYLNNNYLTGGIPAQLANLTNLKILYLSYNKMAGVIPASIAHIPKLTYLLVFLSIVLSTLLTLLLMTLQQFLS, translated from the exons aTGGAcgaagcgcacccattgagtacaccaatggttgttcgatcacttgaagtgaataaggacccgttccgacctccagaagaggaagaggaactcattggtcctgaaacaccatatctcagtgcaattggtgcacttatgtatctttcTAATGCTACAAgacctgacatagcattttct ggaactcttgatatgagtttgttttatgctaacaaaggtagtgcataTCTTATTGGTTATGTAGATgcaagttatttatctgatccctataaagctcgatctcaaaccggatacgtgtttacatgtggag AAAAGTTGGTTCATGTAAAATCTAAAAGTTTATATGGCAGGGATCTGCATAACAACAAGCTGACTGGTCCACTTCCTCCTCAAATTGGCCGTTTGAAGCGTCTGAAAATATT AAATATAAGGTGGAATAAGCTGCAAGATGTCATTCCTCCTGATATTGGTGAACTAAAGCAGCTAACACATTT CTACCTGAGTTTTAATAATATTAAAGGCGAAATCCCCAAGGAGCTTGCTAATCTCCCAGAGCTGCGTTATCTCCATCTGCATGAAAATCATTTTGCTGGACGAATTCCACCTGAGTTGGGCACTTTGCAGTATCTTCGGCACCT TTACTTAAATAATAATTATCTTACTGGTGGCATTCCAGCACAGCTTGCAAATTTGACGAACTTGAAGATCTT ATACCTATCCTACAACAAGATGGCTGGAGTTATACCGGCTAGCATTGCTCATATTCCAAAGTTAACTTACTTGTTAGTCTTCCTCTCTATAGTTTTATCTACTCTCTTAACTCTTTTGCTTATGACATTACAACAGTTCCTTTCATGA